AACAACTTGTCGGACAGCGGAATCATTCGCGGCCTGAATCAGTCTTTTCAGCTGCTGTATAAATCGGCCGAAAAGCTTGCAACGGGATTGCGGATCAACAGTGCCGCCGATGATCCGGCCGGGCTGGTTATTTCCGAAAGGATGCGGGCCCGCATTGCCTCGCTAAATCAGGAAATTGAAAATGTCAGTCTGCAAATCAGAAAATACGAAACCGCCTCATCCCACTCCCTGCAACTGCGAAGCATGTTGACCGAGATGCGTTCGGTTGCTGCGGCGGCAGCCAATGAAGGATTCAACAGCGAAGCCATGCAGAACGCTTATCAGGCTGAAGCTAACCGATTGGTCGAATCATATAATTTTGTCGTACAAAATGCCGCTTTCGGAGAGCAGAAACTTTTGGATGGGTCGGACGGCTCACTGGCGAATATTCAGACACTGGAGCCGTTTGATTTATCGACCGCCGAGTCGGCCGATGCGGCGATGGAAGCCATCGATAATCAGACTTCGCGTCTCGACAGCATCATTGCCGATATCGGCGCCTCCCAGAAAAACGATCTGGAAAGCCGCCTGACCGGCCTGCGCGTCGAGGCCGAAAACCTGACCGCGGCCGAATCTCAGATACGCGACACCGATTTTATGCTTGAATTCACCAATTTTATCAGGAATCAAATGATGGTGCGGGTTTCGGTATCGCTTCTGGCCCACAGCTTCCTGACCCCGCAATCGGTCCTGGCGCTGGTAGCAGAGAAGTAGCTATCGGTCATGAAGGAATTTAAATAATTCAAGAAATTTCGGAGTTTGTATTATCGGTGATGTCGAGCATAACACTCGACATCACGCTTTTTTTGTTTTATATATCAACCTGCCGAAATTATTCCTCAATTATTTCCGCAATGGCTGACCGCAGCCCAAAACCCAATCTTCGCATTCACACGGGGGATTCCCATTTTTGTACAAGTAATTAATGAGCTGGGTTACATCCAGAATATTAATCATGCAATTACAGTCGGCATCTCCGGAACAAAGCGCATAAGGTCTAGGTGCTGATCCACCCTTGTAGAGATAATTGATCAGGAAAGATACATCCAGAATATTGATCGAACCGCTGGCATCGGCGTCCCCCGGGCGGCAATCACAGAAGAATTGCCAGAATCCGGATCGAACCAGATAAACCGCAGCGCTGTCGAATCCAATAGCGGACTGACCGACAGTCCCATTCAGCAGATATTGCTCGGAAATACCGGAAGTCGCACCGCTCCCAATGACCTGCCAGCTGATCGTATCGCCGGGCGACAGGAATATGGCTTGAATCGGCGTCACTTCCGGGGAGGATTCCATCTTATCAGTCGCGGCGCCTTCTTGCAGATTTTCGATATCTGTTGGCATGCCCTGATCATTTATTTCGTCGGAACTGTGAATCGTTGAAATCATTAAAAGAAATATTGTCAGCAAGCCAAATATGTTTTGAATAATCACTTTTTTTACAGACATAATGGCATCACTCCACAAACAGGTTGTAGCTTATCCGCCCGCCACTTCCGCCTTCTTCTCGAATCTCAATAGTACGCTCCCCTGATCCGGTGATGTATGAGCTTAAATCCAAACCGCCGCTGGCAAAAGTGCCGTCAAAAGGACCCGCGACAGGTGATCCGTCAATATAGACATAAATATTAGAAGGAAGAGTGCCTGCGGCAACACCGATTGCTTCCAGGCCGGCGCCGGTTGAAGATGCCGAGCCCGTGAAAGAGTGTGAGTGAGTAATATTATCGGCCGCTGTTGTCCCTGAATATGAGTGACTATGCGAAGGGCTGGCACTGCTTATGGATAAGGAGTGGCTGTGATTGCCTCCGGCATTGTTGATGGTCAAGGTATGATTATGACTACCCAAGGCACCATTTATGGTCAGCGGATGTGTATGATTACTTGAATCGGGACTGACCGAACCATAGACTACTTGATCATATCCGCCATTATCGATCAAGACATCACCAAGCGCTGCCAGATAATTCCCTGAATGAACGCCAAAAAAATAGAAATTATGATGGTGAGCGCCGCTTTTGGACATTGAATATGAATGGCCATGATTGAGATCGACAGATCCCATGCTATAGCCATGAGAATGCGACAGATTGTAGTCTCCGATTGATCCGGTATGCGTATGGGCGGCACTGGTGGTTCCACTGGTTCCAGAATAAGAATGTGTATGGGAAACCGAAGAAGAAACCACTGTGCCCGAGATATCGTGTGAGTGGGCATTAATACCGTCATGAGTGTGATAAGAAAGAGGTCCCTGATATCCACTGCCGTATAAATATAAGGTGACAGTTGGATTGGCCGTTCTTGCCACGAAAGGCACAACTGTTATGGAGTTGGGATTTATATCCATTATCTGATGATATAAATCACGGCTCTGGATCACGCGTTCTGAGACCACTGAATAGGCCGCCGTGTCCGCTGCATTTGCACTTTGCGCCTTCAGAGAACTGAATGCAAAAGATGTGCTGGATAAATCGGTCAGGATTTCCGAATCCATCCCGATTATTATCCCGAGCCTGAGTTTGCCATGATCGCCAAGTGTTCCCGGAAGGGGATTGGATGAACCCAGATAGTGATTGAATAACCCGTCTTTTACCTGGATCGGCAGATAGCCGTCGGACGACCATATCTCATTATCCAGGGAGTCGATAATTCGGAATTTTATTGAGTAAATATTGTCAGCCACCGGCTTGCCGGTCAGGTCAGTTAAGCGGCCCTGGTAGCTGATTGTGTGTGGAATTTGTGCTGAGACAGCAGTTGTCAGCACGAACAGGACAATGATAGAGCATAGTGACAATAGCCAAATGCGCTTCATAGGTCCCCCCATGTAAAAGGTTAGAAGTAACGCAGTTTATTAGACTACGATGTAGTATTTTGACTCAGATATGTTGACGAATCTAATTGTGCAATCTTCCGACCTTAGAAATACGATTTTCTAAAATGAAATTTTAAGGGTTGTGCTCAAAACCCGTCCAATTATACTAAATGGCAACTTGAAAGTCAATATATCGTAATTAAAAAAACCGCCCGTTGTTAAGGGCGGTTTTGAATTTTGATCGAAATTGTAAACGATCTCAGACGGTCGGCTGGGCACCCTCCGGGCGCGCTTTCTTATGGCGGGTCACTTTGAGGACCTTGCCCGCTTTGAGACAGGAAGTGCAAACTCTGATCTTTTTCACCGTTCCGTCAACATTAGCCCGGACATTCTGAAGGTTCGGATTCCAGCGCCGTTTCGTTATATTATGTGCGTGCGAAATCGCATTTCCGAATACAGGCTTTTTCCCGCATATTTCACAAACTTTAGCCATATCTTCTATCTCCCAAAAAATTTAGACAATCATAATAATAAAAATACCCGAAAAAGCAAGCATATATTTGATTCTTATTTAAGAAATATCGGTAAAATCATCAAAAAAATGCCCATTTCCGGAACGTGGCATCAATAATTTAATAGTAACGCAGTTTGAAATCAACTTGACAAGATGGCTATTATTGTTAAATTAATTAAGGCTAATCAAAACTCATTGAGGTATAACATGATAAAAAAAGAAAAAGATGAAACCATCGAAATTAAAACAGGCTCACTTGAAAATTTGGCGAGAATCTATTCAAATTCCGTAAAATTATCTGTTTCTCTATATGATTTCCAATTAATATTTGGAAATTCAGCTCTTGATTCGCTTTCTGAAAATCAACAGATAGTAGTTCAGCCAC
The sequence above is drawn from the candidate division Zixibacteria bacterium HGW-Zixibacteria-1 genome and encodes:
- the rpmB gene encoding 50S ribosomal protein L28, which codes for MAKVCEICGKKPVFGNAISHAHNITKRRWNPNLQNVRANVDGTVKKIRVCTSCLKAGKVLKVTRHKKARPEGAQPTV